From Kineosporia succinea, the proteins below share one genomic window:
- a CDS encoding putative quinol monooxygenase translates to MLIQQVQIDVHPGSGPAFEAGLLDVRQKSFMAAGFRRFDVAQATHDPAVYQVQVRWETADELEAFTASGGFERAWDPVRAHLAQPLLVTVFSERTALDLQGPGVLTP, encoded by the coding sequence ATGCTGATCCAGCAGGTCCAGATCGACGTGCACCCGGGGTCGGGGCCCGCCTTCGAGGCCGGGCTGCTCGACGTGCGTCAGAAGTCGTTCATGGCGGCCGGGTTCCGCCGCTTCGATGTCGCCCAGGCCACCCACGACCCGGCCGTCTACCAGGTGCAGGTGCGTTGGGAGACGGCTGACGAGCTGGAGGCCTTCACCGCCTCCGGCGGGTTCGAGCGGGCCTGGGACCCGGTGCGGGCGCACCTGGCCCAGCCCCTGCTGGTCACCGTGTTCAGCGAACGGACAGCCCTCGACCTGCAGGGTCCGGGAGTGCTCACGCCCTGA
- a CDS encoding sensor histidine kinase, translated as MIQHHPEAGRPVPVGRPGVRAAADLATARAVLVLRLAAALATAVAGLTLTGPGDGGALRHLLPLAVVGLVLPMEDRVLGRLGEGRPRLVLVTADAVIGLAVVLLAPGDPICVVYQSGTAALAGALLGRTAAPVWIGQALLAAASAGALLGDRSAAPAGILLLLGVSAAVLLAGIAGASAARRLLTRLRDALEPRPAPDPDPEPDPTPEPDPEPDLEQVRHLLRSASLGLIRMPPVMEQVARLLTQDAVEALAAAREPVNGLRFDGPADDFASTLDQLAQEWARAGRVHLSTSPALSPATRRPLGPAARHALAEILAESLENITRHAHATRAGVALRPAGPHLDLTVHDNGRGFEMPGPHDVLHTGRYPGLRRMTDAATTIGATLTLTSEPYSGTTITVRLTP; from the coding sequence TTGATCCAGCACCACCCCGAAGCCGGGCGCCCGGTGCCGGTGGGCCGCCCGGGTGTCCGGGCCGCGGCCGACCTGGCCACGGCCCGGGCCGTGCTGGTACTCCGTCTGGCCGCCGCACTGGCAACCGCCGTCGCCGGGCTCACCCTGACCGGGCCCGGCGACGGCGGTGCCCTTCGCCACCTGCTGCCACTGGCCGTGGTCGGGCTGGTCCTGCCGATGGAAGACCGGGTGCTCGGGCGTCTGGGCGAAGGCCGGCCCCGGCTGGTGCTGGTCACCGCCGACGCCGTGATCGGTCTGGCCGTGGTGCTCCTCGCGCCCGGCGACCCGATCTGCGTCGTCTACCAGTCGGGCACCGCGGCCCTGGCCGGAGCCCTGCTCGGCCGCACCGCCGCACCGGTCTGGATCGGCCAGGCCCTGCTCGCCGCCGCCTCGGCCGGTGCCCTGCTCGGTGACCGGTCGGCCGCGCCCGCCGGGATCCTGCTGCTGCTCGGCGTGTCCGCGGCGGTGCTGCTGGCCGGGATCGCGGGGGCGTCCGCGGCGAGGCGACTGCTCACCCGGCTGCGCGACGCGCTGGAGCCCCGCCCCGCACCGGACCCCGATCCGGAGCCCGACCCCACGCCGGAGCCCGATCCGGAGCCGGACCTCGAGCAGGTACGGCATCTGCTGCGCTCGGCGTCGCTCGGGCTGATCCGGATGCCGCCGGTGATGGAGCAGGTCGCCCGGCTGCTGACGCAGGACGCGGTGGAGGCCCTCGCCGCGGCCCGCGAACCGGTGAACGGCCTGCGGTTCGACGGCCCGGCCGACGACTTCGCTTCCACGCTCGATCAGCTCGCGCAGGAGTGGGCCCGGGCCGGAAGGGTGCACCTGAGCACCAGCCCCGCCCTCAGCCCGGCCACCCGACGTCCCCTGGGCCCGGCCGCCCGGCACGCACTGGCCGAGATCCTCGCCGAGTCCCTCGAGAACATCACCCGGCACGCCCACGCCACCCGCGCCGGGGTCGCCCTGCGCCCGGCCGGCCCCCACCTGGACCTCACCGTGCACGACAACGGCCGGGGCTTCGAGATGCCCGGCCCCCACGACGTACTCCACACCGGCCGCTACCCAGGACTGAGGCGGATGACCGACGCAGCCACCACCATCGGGGCGACCCTCACCCTCACCTCGGAGCCGTACTCCGGCACCACGATCACCGTGCGGCTGACCCCGTGA
- a CDS encoding sensor histidine kinase, translating to MVQSVVPDAVVHGAVPRLVPPGQPGVQSAAVLALGRAILVTRMVAALLYAAAALALSGPDTASLMRYAVPFGIIAVVTLAELLVLPRVSSGPPRVGLVMADSAVAFLVFLLWTADPVYVIYQAGAAALAGALLGLNGTPLWIGQAVQAGATCWVVLSDKIAPVPTTLVLICAPAVIVGAGASAVTLSQLVRDRLNRDLDPAQPVPLIYDRAVHTLRAVSLSWLRLPLPRRQARLADDLARSLTQDTVAALQEATRPVSGVRFDYPGKEFTEALSLLCREWEDATHLSIGTDLPPVWLRVPVRHQLALIVDDALANVADHARATRAQVELAERRQTVTLIIKDNGRGFTVPTDPGTLRGGDYEGICRMISRSAYLGANLTITTAPYSGTEIKVRMSGR from the coding sequence TTGGTCCAGAGCGTCGTCCCTGACGCCGTCGTGCACGGAGCCGTCCCCCGGCTCGTCCCACCGGGTCAGCCCGGCGTGCAGTCCGCCGCCGTGCTCGCGCTCGGCCGCGCGATCCTCGTGACCCGCATGGTCGCCGCCCTGCTGTACGCCGCCGCGGCCCTGGCGCTGTCCGGCCCGGACACGGCCTCGCTCATGCGCTACGCGGTGCCGTTCGGCATCATCGCGGTGGTCACGCTCGCGGAACTGCTCGTGCTGCCCCGGGTCTCGTCCGGGCCGCCCCGGGTGGGCCTGGTGATGGCCGACTCCGCCGTCGCGTTCCTCGTCTTCCTGCTCTGGACGGCCGATCCGGTCTACGTGATCTATCAGGCCGGCGCCGCCGCCCTGGCCGGCGCGCTGCTCGGGCTCAATGGCACCCCGCTGTGGATCGGGCAGGCCGTGCAGGCCGGGGCCACCTGCTGGGTGGTGCTGTCCGACAAGATCGCGCCGGTCCCCACCACCCTGGTGCTGATCTGCGCCCCGGCCGTGATCGTCGGCGCCGGCGCCTCCGCCGTCACGCTGTCGCAGCTGGTCCGCGACCGCCTCAATCGCGACCTCGACCCGGCGCAGCCGGTGCCCCTGATCTACGACCGGGCCGTGCACACGCTGCGGGCCGTGTCGCTGTCGTGGCTCCGCCTGCCGCTCCCCCGCCGTCAGGCCCGCCTCGCCGACGACCTGGCCCGGTCACTCACCCAGGACACGGTCGCCGCCCTGCAGGAGGCGACCCGCCCGGTCAGCGGGGTGCGGTTCGACTACCCGGGCAAGGAGTTCACCGAGGCGCTGTCGCTGCTGTGCCGGGAGTGGGAGGACGCCACGCACCTGAGCATCGGCACCGACCTGCCGCCGGTCTGGCTGCGGGTGCCGGTGCGTCACCAGCTGGCCCTGATCGTCGACGACGCGCTCGCGAACGTCGCCGACCACGCCCGGGCCACCCGGGCGCAGGTCGAGCTGGCCGAACGCCGCCAGACGGTGACCCTGATCATCAAGGACAACGGGCGCGGCTTCACCGTGCCGACCGATCCGGGCACCCTGCGCGGCGGTGACTACGAGGGCATCTGCCGGATGATCTCGCGGTCCGCCTACCTGGGCGCCAACCTGACCATCACCACCGCGCCGTACTCCGGCACCGAGATCAAGGTCCGGATGTCCGGGCGATGA